One Azospirillum sp. B510 genomic window carries:
- a CDS encoding biotin--[acetyl-CoA-carboxylase] ligase: protein MSLSFEAEAARLRLPPGFQVKAFDSVGSTNDEAKALSRSGAPEGTIVWARRQESGRGRRGRAWTSPEGNLYSTTILRPGLAPAEAAQISFVAALAIAETAESVLPDPSGVRCKWPNDVLVHDRKLSGILLESEPAADGTVAWVVLGVGINLRHFPATADYGATSLIAEGAPAMGPAALLEVYAGHLANWYGLWRAHGFGPVRDAWMARAKGLGGPILVRLADRTIPGIFADLDSDGVLLLDPTDGGPRQRIAAGDVFFAPPSASRV, encoded by the coding sequence ATGAGCTTATCTTTCGAAGCGGAGGCGGCGCGTCTGCGCCTGCCTCCGGGCTTCCAGGTCAAGGCCTTCGACTCCGTCGGCAGCACGAACGACGAAGCGAAGGCCTTGTCGCGTTCCGGAGCCCCGGAAGGCACCATCGTCTGGGCCCGCCGCCAGGAAAGCGGCCGGGGACGGCGCGGCCGGGCCTGGACCTCGCCCGAGGGCAATCTCTACAGCACGACCATCCTGCGTCCCGGCCTGGCCCCGGCGGAGGCCGCCCAAATCTCCTTCGTCGCGGCGCTCGCCATCGCCGAGACGGCCGAATCCGTGCTGCCCGATCCCAGCGGCGTGCGCTGCAAATGGCCGAACGACGTGCTGGTGCATGACCGCAAGCTGTCCGGCATCCTCCTCGAGTCGGAGCCGGCCGCCGATGGCACCGTCGCCTGGGTGGTGCTGGGGGTCGGCATCAACCTGCGGCATTTTCCCGCAACCGCCGATTACGGCGCCACCTCGCTGATCGCCGAAGGCGCGCCGGCCATGGGCCCCGCGGCGCTGCTGGAGGTCTACGCCGGGCATCTGGCCAACTGGTACGGCCTCTGGCGCGCCCACGGCTTCGGCCCGGTGCGCGACGCCTGGATGGCGCGGGCCAAGGGGCTGGGCGGGCCGATCCTGGTCAGGCTGGCCGACCGGACGATCCCCGGCATCTTCGCCGATCTGGACAGCGACGGCGTTCTGTTGCTTGA
- the nuoN gene encoding NADH-quinone oxidoreductase subunit NuoN: MTAVFPDIWPALPEIFLALSGIALLMLGVFRGDGFTRPVSYLSIVCMLFAAILAMGYGSGRVVTFNGMFVMDAFGVFMKALVLVSAAFAVVLSLGFNEREQMARFEFPVLMLFATLGMLMMISANDFISLYVGLETQSLALYVIAAFRRDSGKSSEAGLKYFVLGSLSSGMLLYGASMVYGFAGTTSFDKVAALFAGGAHVSPGLVIGLVFVMAGLAFKISAAPFHMWTPDVYEGAPTPVTAFFAAAPKVAAIALLTRVVMEPFGHLAAQWHQVLVAAAILSMAIGSFVAIMQTNIKRLMAYSSIGHVGYALVGLTTGTQDGVRGVLIYMALYIAMNIGAFAVILSMKAKGKMLEEIKDFSGLSKTNPMLAATMAIFMFSMAGIPPMAGFFGKLYVFLAAIAAQEYTLAVVGVLTSVVGAFYYLRIIKIMYFDEPALVVDKVDDDGMTGVLVLTSLFTLLFFVAPAPILNGAAAAAAALFAG, encoded by the coding sequence ATGACCGCAGTGTTTCCCGACATCTGGCCGGCCCTGCCGGAGATCTTCCTGGCGCTTTCGGGCATCGCCCTGCTGATGCTGGGCGTGTTCCGCGGCGACGGTTTCACCCGTCCCGTCTCCTACCTGTCGATCGTCTGCATGCTGTTCGCCGCCATCCTGGCGATGGGCTATGGCAGCGGCCGCGTCGTCACCTTCAACGGTATGTTCGTGATGGACGCCTTCGGCGTCTTCATGAAGGCGCTGGTGCTGGTGTCGGCGGCCTTCGCGGTCGTCCTCTCGCTCGGCTTCAACGAGCGGGAGCAGATGGCGCGCTTCGAGTTCCCGGTGCTGATGCTCTTCGCCACCCTCGGCATGCTGATGATGATCTCGGCCAACGATTTCATCTCTCTGTATGTCGGGCTGGAGACCCAGAGCCTGGCGCTCTACGTCATCGCCGCCTTCCGCCGCGACAGCGGCAAGTCCTCGGAAGCCGGGCTGAAGTATTTCGTCCTCGGCTCGCTTTCCTCGGGCATGCTGCTGTATGGCGCGTCGATGGTCTACGGCTTCGCCGGCACGACCTCCTTCGACAAGGTCGCCGCCCTGTTCGCCGGCGGCGCCCATGTGTCGCCGGGTCTGGTGATCGGTCTGGTCTTCGTGATGGCCGGTCTGGCCTTCAAGATCTCGGCCGCTCCGTTCCACATGTGGACGCCCGACGTCTATGAGGGGGCGCCGACCCCGGTGACCGCCTTCTTCGCGGCGGCGCCGAAGGTGGCGGCCATCGCCCTGCTGACCCGCGTGGTGATGGAGCCTTTCGGCCATCTCGCCGCCCAGTGGCATCAGGTTCTGGTCGCCGCCGCCATCCTGTCGATGGCGATCGGCTCCTTCGTCGCCATCATGCAGACCAACATCAAGCGCCTGATGGCCTACAGCTCGATCGGCCATGTCGGCTACGCGCTGGTCGGCCTGACCACCGGCACCCAGGACGGCGTGCGCGGCGTGCTGATCTACATGGCGCTCTACATCGCCATGAACATCGGCGCCTTCGCGGTCATCCTGAGCATGAAGGCCAAGGGCAAGATGCTGGAGGAGATCAAGGATTTCTCCGGCCTGTCCAAGACCAACCCGATGCTGGCGGCGACCATGGCGATCTTCATGTTCTCCATGGCCGGCATCCCGCCGATGGCGGGTTTCTTCGGCAAGCTGTACGTCTTCCTGGCGGCCATCGCCGCCCAGGAATACACGCTGGCCGTCGTCGGCGTGTTGACCAGCGTGGTGGGCGCCTTCTATTACCTGCGCATCATCAAGATCATGTATTTCGATGAGCCCGCGCTGGTGGTCGACAAGGTCGATGATGACGGCATGACCGGCGTCCTGGTGCTGACCAGCCTGTTCACCCTGCTGTTCTTCGTCGCTCCGGCGCCGATCCTGAACGGTGCGGCGGCCGCCGCGGCGGCCCTGTTCGCCGGGTGA